AAACACCATGCGAGCGATGCTCACGGGTCGCTCGATGAGCGTGATGGTCACCAAGCCGGATTCGTCGGCGCTCATTTCCAGGCTGACCTCCGTCAACGGCTTGTTGTTCACGCTCACGCGTTGATTGAGCCATTGCGCCATCAGGTCGGCAATCTTCTGCAACGTATGCCGGCCAACAGGCTTTGCCAATTGCTCCCTGAGTGCCGCGTTTTGCGGACTCCAGATAAACACCGTGGATCGTTTCACGAAAGAGACCTCTCGATAATGCGTTTCAAAAATCGCTCCCGTCCCATAATGACAAGAACGCCCTGATAAACGAATGCCTTCTCGCGCTTGGATAAGGGCATCCAGAGCACCGCGCGCGCACCAATGCTGGACGCTTCACGGCGCGTCTGCGCGGCCGGGTCTTTGTTCAATGGCTGCCCGTTGAGCTTGACCAGCCCGCCTTTGCCTGGGCGCAGTCCGTGCCAGCTTTTGATCTCAATCGCGCAACGGTGATTGGCCGACACCAGCAAGGCATCGATGTCGCCACCGCTCGGGCAGGGCACATTGCATTGGACGCGAAACCGGCTGCGCTTGAAGGCCCGCTTGAGTGCCTTCTGGGCGCGCTTCTCAAGACGTTTGCCGAAAACCCGGACACGGTATGACCGGTAATGTTTCCACGCGAATGCTGCACACGCAATGGCAAACAACACGAGGTAATAGGACTGGATGCGCAGTGCGAGTGCCGCCGACAAGGCGGCGACGAAGGTGGCGCCGGTCATCCAGACGAGGTCCCTGAGCCAGGGTCTGTAAAGTGCGTTGGGTGTATACATGCTCAGAATAACAACACGACGCCCGATTAACGCAAGCGCCTCACGCTTCTTCGCACTCGGCAAAGAACCGAGATGCCACGGACTTGTTGTCCAGGCTGTAGGAGAGGTGCAGCTGATCCTTGGCGCGAGTCAGGCCGACGTAGAACAACCGGCGTTCTTCATCAAGAGGGGCCTCGACATGGGGAACGTGTCCGTCTTCGCAGCCCATGATCCATACCCGTTCCCATTCCAGCCCCTTGGACGAATGCAGGCTGGCAAGCACCGGTAGGGTCTGGGCGGATGTATCCTTGACCTTGTTCC
This genomic stretch from Acidihalobacter ferrooxydans harbors:
- a CDS encoding nuclease-related domain-containing protein → MYTPNALYRPWLRDLVWMTGATFVAALSAALALRIQSYYLVLFAIACAAFAWKHYRSYRVRVFGKRLEKRAQKALKRAFKRSRFRVQCNVPCPSGGDIDALLVSANHRCAIEIKSWHGLRPGKGGLVKLNGQPLNKDPAAQTRREASSIGARAVLWMPLSKREKAFVYQGVLVIMGRERFLKRIIERSLS